A region of the Hylaeus volcanicus isolate JK05 chromosome 5, UHH_iyHylVolc1.0_haploid, whole genome shotgun sequence genome:
aagaagataaaaattgtcaatgAAATCGTACAGgatttttatatcataataACAATACACATATAATTGTTTACTACATGCAATTTTGTATgtagtggaatatttattaaaaaatcacatacatatatatgtataagttACATATATTCTAGTCAtctattatcaatttttctattcaataaaatcgttcttattaaaaattgagaaagtaTTTGGTCctgtataatagaaaaataatattgattataGATGAATTTTGGTAATTACTGTGCGATTATGTTTGTTTCAGGTATTATAAGAAATGATAGTCCCGCTGCTTTGTTAGACATGCTTGCAGAAGTTGCATCTCAAACGTTACATTCAGAAAAGAAACATAGTAAATCATTGCTGGCTTCACAATGCAAATCAAAAGTAGAgtgtacaaaaagaaagacTCAGGAATCATTGTTCAATGTTCCGCAACTTTTGTCTATGCCTGCATCGCAATTAGTTAAACAGTTCTCTATTTTTACAAGCGACGAATTGAAAAGGCAATACTCTTATACATGTGCTCTTATTAATGGatgtagtaaaaaatatactagTTTTGCGAGTGAAGGAAGAGCAAGAATGTCTATCAAAGTACATTTAGCGGAACAcctagaatatttaaaaacaaacaaggAAGCCTGTGAGTAaccatacatatatatatatttatataaaatatgtatacaaatatattacatatgaAATTGTGTGATGTTGTTTTGTAGATAAGACCTTTACTACAAAGTCGGTGAATTATAAGAATCATAAAACAAGCTtgctaaacaaaaaaagtagATTACAGCAATCAAGAAAACCCCAGGAGActttgaataaagaaaataagaatgtTATAGTAGAAAAACCCACAAATTACTTGCGAAATATTCTACTAAACGATTCtagttttaaagaactaaataaaaataaaagcttcGAAAGAGTAGAGAAacctaaaaaattacataattccGAACAAAAAGATATAGATAGAACAGAGTTTAAAGTGCTTGGAGATCACAGTTACTTTGAACgtttgaaagaagaaatccCCAATGGCAGTGAAACGGAATCCTTCAGCAGTATTCTTGAGAATACAACAACAGATGAGAATGTAAgcataaatgtaaaatataagtacaacgaattattatataaatactaaaaGTGATTTTCCTCTATGTAGATTGTTCTTATGGTGGTTGGCACAGATACTGTTCATATGAAGGAATATTCTCATGTTAATCAAAAATTGTCAGAAAAATTTAGTCAAGAGTCAGAGACCATTTATTTACCAGgtgaatatacaaaatatctgTGGTACTTTTAcacaatttcaaatgtttttgttCTGTTGTATTTATATGTGTTTTGGTTTATTGTTAGAAATGACATGGTTAAGCGAAAGTTGCAATAAAAATGCCGACACTATAGCCACTAAACCTAAAggaaaagcaaaatttataGGCACTAGTAAAGAGGAAAGAGAAATGGCACTTGCCTTCATGGATCGTATTAAGAAAAAAGGGAATCCAACAGGGAGTAATCTTCAATGTCGAATTTGTAATCCACCGCGGAGTTTTACGGCACCTACAACATTAGTATCTCACTACCGCAGTCATGCTGGAATAAAACCATACGAATGTCGTATATGCAGAGCAGTTTTCACAAGAAGGCATAGCTTAAAATATCATATGTTGATTCATCAAAATCAGACACGATTTACTTGTGCTGATTGTGGAAAGAAGTTTAGACATCCATCGCATTTTCGAGAACATCGACGCAGGCATACTGGAGAAGCGCCATTCGGATGCGATGACTGTGGACAACGGTAAATGAAATATGTTAAaacatgtttatattataaatatagagaTGTAAATGtcattgtattaataaaaatgctcTTATTTCATTCAGGTTTAAAACAAGGAACACGTACAAACGTCATTTGAAGACGCGACACGGAAAAGTTTTAACGACCACCGGAGAGTTGTTGTATCTTTCCGAGGAAGATTTTCAGAAAGTTCGAActaacagaaaaaagaaaaacgatgtAAGCAAAGAACATGTAGTAGACGAGAGCATAATTGCAGCAAAAACGATTATGCATTatcaaaatgataataataatcaactGCAGGGTATCGTAGCTGacgaatatattataaaggaaGGTACCGATGACGATAAAAATTGGGAGTCTAACGATACGATACGGATTATTAAGGACTGTTTTGAAACTTATGAGGTTTATCCGGAATCTCAATTAAAGACTGAACTTGTAGAGACTGAAGTATCtatagataataaaatttgtaatagaaACGAGAATAATTTACCAGAAGAGTATATAGAAGTGCAAGAAAATTTATCCCAATTACAAAGTCTTTCTTACAATAAATTAGAAGTAATTCGAGATGAGAAAGATGAAATCGTGTGTCatgataatattaatcaatCTGAATTAATTCATCGCAACATAAATAAGCCGTCGTcgtacattgaaataaaatacgaagacgatatacaatttcaagaaaatgttgAACTTTCAGAAAATCGATTAGAAAGTCATGTTGAAATAATGGATCACACTAGTAAAAATTATGGTgatgatatattaaataactcTGTGACTGAACAACAAGTTGACTATATAGAGAATGTAGAAGAAACtggagatattttattaaatcagAATGACGAATGCTTGTTAGAAGGAGATGAAACTTCAAGTAATTATCAAGCAGGAATAACAGATTTAACGAAAGATCAAGCGATTGCATCACCAAGCGATGTTCTCCAAAAAAGTCAAAAGCTGTTACATCAAACTAAACAAcgtttatatattcataatcaGCCTTTAACTGGTATaatagtacaaaataaatgcatCAATATAGTGCCGCATCAATTAAAAGCCTGTAATGATCaggaaaataaatcaaaaacgAAACTCGATAAAGGTCAAAATTTTACATTCCTTAATAAATGTATGCAAGCAGTCAATATAaagcaaaatgtaaatgaaaataccattttattattgactaACGATACTTTACAGAATAGTGTTcttaaaattgatcaaaataACACTGCCGataatgaaattaagaaacagaCATTTGAAAGAAgtaagtaaaatgtaaatggtacaaaatatttgatttcagTGAATTAAAGATATTCTACAATAAATGCACTTTTAGTAATGgtttaaatacttttgtagtagtatagttataaacaatgtGCTAATAGTGTGTAAAATTTGGAAGCaatgatttgatttttttatgtgTAAATATTGCAAAGAGAAATGTAGATTTAATACTTTCTActatctaaacaaattttggaCGTGAATAGACcactgtataaaaaaaaaacaatcgaatctaataaagtattttttcataattttgatCGTAGAGAGTGCACAGTATTGTCGTAAGTTTGATATACAGTAAGGTTTCGATAAGCGAGCAGAAAatgcatttattttgtttcttgcgaagtaaaattgtttttcaaattgtcAAGTATGGatcttattattttgaaaattgaatcatCGCGTATTAGGCATTCCAAGTGTTAAGCTTAGAAAAGGACAGTCTTGTTGAACTTGCTATAATAatcatgtatgtacatattaac
Encoded here:
- the LOC128876843 gene encoding zinc finger protein 729-like isoform X2, giving the protein MNTKTNYEYTSNSYNGGIIRNDSPAALLDMLAEVASQTLHSEKKHSKSLLASQCKSKVECTKRKTQESLFNVPQLLSMPASQLVKQFSIFTSDELKRQYSYTCALINGCSKKYTSFASEGRARMSIKVHLAEHLEYLKTNKEAYKTFTTKSVNYKNHKTSLLNKKSRLQQSRKPQETLNKENKNVIVEKPTNYLRNILLNDSSFKELNKNKSFERVEKPKKLHNSEQKDIDRTEFKVLGDHSYFERLKEEIPNGSETESFSSILENTTTDENIVLMVVGTDTVHMKEYSHVNQKLSEKFSQESETIYLPEMTWLSESCNKNADTIATKPKGKAKFIGTSKEEREMALAFMDRIKKKGNPTGSNLQCRICNPPRSFTAPTTLVSHYRSHAGIKPYECRICRAVFTRRHSLKYHMLIHQNQTRFTCADCGKKFRHPSHFREHRRRHTGEAPFGCDDCGQRFKTRNTYKRHLKTRHGKVLTTTGELLYLSEEDFQKVRTNRKKKNDGIVADEYIIKEGTDDDKNWESNDTIRIIKDCFETYEVYPESQLKTELVETEVSIDNKICNRNENNLPEEYIEVQENLSQLQSLSYNKLEVIRDEKDEIVCHDNINQSELIHRNINKPSSYIEIKYEDDIQFQENVELSENRLESHVEIMDHTSKNYGDDILNNSVTEQQVDYIENVEETGDILLNQNDECLLEGDETSSNYQAGITDLTKDQAIASPSDVLQKSQKLLHQTKQRLYIHNQPLTGIIVQNKCINIVPHQLKACNDQENKSKTKLDKGQNFTFLNKCMQAVNIKQNVNENTILLLTNDTLQNSVLKIDQNNTADNEIKKQTFERSK
- the LOC128876843 gene encoding uncharacterized protein LOC128876843 isoform X1, which translates into the protein MNTKTNYEYTSNSYNGGIIRNDSPAALLDMLAEVASQTLHSEKKHSKSLLASQCKSKVECTKRKTQESLFNVPQLLSMPASQLVKQFSIFTSDELKRQYSYTCALINGCSKKYTSFASEGRARMSIKVHLAEHLEYLKTNKEAYKTFTTKSVNYKNHKTSLLNKKSRLQQSRKPQETLNKENKNVIVEKPTNYLRNILLNDSSFKELNKNKSFERVEKPKKLHNSEQKDIDRTEFKVLGDHSYFERLKEEIPNGSETESFSSILENTTTDENIVLMVVGTDTVHMKEYSHVNQKLSEKFSQESETIYLPEMTWLSESCNKNADTIATKPKGKAKFIGTSKEEREMALAFMDRIKKKGNPTGSNLQCRICNPPRSFTAPTTLVSHYRSHAGIKPYECRICRAVFTRRHSLKYHMLIHQNQTRFTCADCGKKFRHPSHFREHRRRHTGEAPFGCDDCGQRFKTRNTYKRHLKTRHGKVLTTTGELLYLSEEDFQKVRTNRKKKNDVSKEHVVDESIIAAKTIMHYQNDNNNQLQGIVADEYIIKEGTDDDKNWESNDTIRIIKDCFETYEVYPESQLKTELVETEVSIDNKICNRNENNLPEEYIEVQENLSQLQSLSYNKLEVIRDEKDEIVCHDNINQSELIHRNINKPSSYIEIKYEDDIQFQENVELSENRLESHVEIMDHTSKNYGDDILNNSVTEQQVDYIENVEETGDILLNQNDECLLEGDETSSNYQAGITDLTKDQAIASPSDVLQKSQKLLHQTKQRLYIHNQPLTGIIVQNKCINIVPHQLKACNDQENKSKTKLDKGQNFTFLNKCMQAVNIKQNVNENTILLLTNDTLQNSVLKIDQNNTADNEIKKQTFERSK